From Aristaeella lactis, the proteins below share one genomic window:
- a CDS encoding polyphosphate polymerase domain-containing protein: MAMNTLPLRHELKYFINERQYFVLSGVLDGILNRDPNGDEYNEYHIRSLYFDTVFNNAFYDKMNGVQNRDKYRIRIYNFSDKIIKMECKTKVGSLISKRSITIPKLLCEQLMAGDPTGLETTRSGLLNDVYREMTVNLLRPAVLVDYVREAYLHPAEEVRITFDKQLRTGLWSKDLFNPYVPTIPPFNENLMILEVKYNKSLPSYIRDILNTYCQGACASAISKYTWCRRFEFPGEEA; encoded by the coding sequence ATGGCGATGAATACATTGCCGCTTCGGCATGAGCTGAAGTACTTTATCAACGAGCGGCAGTATTTTGTGCTGTCCGGCGTGCTGGACGGGATCCTGAACCGTGATCCCAACGGGGATGAGTATAACGAGTATCATATCCGGTCCCTGTATTTCGACACGGTATTCAACAACGCGTTCTATGACAAGATGAACGGTGTGCAGAACCGTGACAAGTACCGGATCCGGATCTACAACTTCAGCGATAAGATCATCAAGATGGAATGCAAGACCAAGGTGGGGAGCCTGATCTCCAAGCGGAGCATCACCATCCCGAAACTGCTGTGCGAGCAGCTGATGGCGGGAGATCCCACCGGCCTGGAGACCACGCGCAGCGGCCTGCTGAATGACGTTTACCGGGAGATGACGGTGAACCTGCTGCGCCCTGCGGTTCTGGTGGACTATGTGCGGGAAGCTTACCTGCACCCGGCTGAAGAGGTGCGGATCACCTTTGACAAGCAGTTGAGGACCGGCCTGTGGAGCAAGGACCTTTTCAATCCCTATGTTCCCACGATTCCGCCCTTCAATGAAAACCTGATGATCCTGGAAGTCAAGTATAACAAGAGCCTGCCCTCCTACATAAGGGATATCCTGAATACCTACTGCCAGGGCGCCTGCGCAAGCGCCATCAGCAAATATACCTGGTGCCGCCGATTTGAATTTCCGGGAGAGGAAGCATAA
- a CDS encoding CapA family protein, whose protein sequence is MQKKTFRAVCAILLTMSLLLATGFAAAEKTILLTFTGDCTIGSEERTRAREDSFDTMAASQGYDYFFANFRELFEADDLTVINFEGVLSDSRAQESQRKTYRFRGPTDFAKILTGSSIEACSLANNHIGDFGKQGEESTKKTLEENGISWFQGFNVYVYEKDGIKIGFMALDNITYNKGSEKLRKLISDMKASGEVNAFVVCWHTGLEYRGNHEEGTERNARNVIKAGADLIIVNHPHVLQGMNVFNNRTVFYSLGNFVFGGNSKIETRKHLIDQTVTSLYTAVVQAKLVFTNDGRYMGQQVTILPAVTTGTDPVNNYQPRRATAEEAEAVRFAIQRDTAFELPPVTTDENGMTRIEMEYQAAFDEVLVPEGEQQMTLGAPEAPAAAPTRKTKGE, encoded by the coding sequence ATGCAAAAGAAGACCTTCCGCGCCGTCTGTGCGATCCTGCTGACCATGAGCCTGCTGCTGGCAACCGGTTTTGCCGCGGCGGAAAAAACCATTCTGCTGACCTTTACAGGCGACTGTACCATCGGCAGCGAGGAAAGGACCCGCGCGAGGGAAGATTCTTTTGACACCATGGCCGCTTCCCAGGGCTATGACTATTTCTTTGCCAACTTCCGGGAACTGTTTGAGGCGGATGACCTGACAGTGATCAACTTCGAGGGTGTCCTTTCAGACAGCCGTGCCCAGGAATCCCAGCGGAAGACCTACCGTTTCCGCGGACCGACGGATTTCGCGAAGATCCTGACAGGCAGTTCTATTGAAGCCTGCTCCCTGGCCAACAACCACATCGGGGACTTTGGCAAACAGGGCGAGGAAAGCACCAAGAAAACGCTGGAAGAGAACGGCATTTCCTGGTTTCAGGGCTTCAATGTCTATGTGTATGAAAAAGACGGAATAAAGATTGGTTTCATGGCGCTGGACAACATCACCTATAACAAGGGATCTGAAAAGCTCCGGAAGCTGATCAGCGATATGAAAGCCAGCGGCGAAGTCAATGCCTTTGTTGTCTGCTGGCATACAGGCCTGGAATACAGGGGCAACCACGAGGAAGGCACGGAGCGGAACGCCCGCAACGTGATCAAAGCCGGCGCGGACCTGATCATCGTCAATCATCCGCACGTGCTGCAGGGCATGAATGTGTTCAATAACCGGACCGTATTCTATTCCCTGGGCAACTTCGTCTTCGGCGGAAACAGCAAAATTGAGACCAGGAAGCACCTGATCGACCAGACGGTGACCTCCCTGTATACCGCGGTTGTGCAGGCCAAGCTGGTCTTTACCAATGACGGACGGTATATGGGCCAGCAGGTGACGATCCTGCCTGCCGTGACCACGGGCACAGACCCGGTGAACAACTACCAGCCCCGTAGGGCTACGGCTGAGGAGGCGGAAGCGGTCCGTTTTGCCATCCAGCGGGATACGGCCTTTGAACTGCCGCCGGTGACCACGGATGAGAACGGCATGACCCGGATCGAGATGGAATACCAGGCTGCTTTTGATGAAGTGCTTGTTCCGGAAGGGGAGCAGCAGATGACGCTGGGCGCCCCGGAAGCCCCGGCTGCCGCGCCGACACGGAAAACCAAGGGAGAATGA
- a CDS encoding AAA family ATPase: MSENTEILIPKWHRELELFGGIKPLLILEGNVLDQYRYPLHGSVAQDEIIPLSRYLHTFFADNGYDQVIFYSNLVGFMSPYDPSMLTRYAANTGTTIKDGAIQSEFKGNGADTAPNVIRRAMFQRKAATVTVMEMASHYITTPERMDQQDVNSFNILMQSALSASWVRTTQGKKQNLLILLVNKLNDLPAWFYLNNPVCKILRLEAPDREERKRMMTGNNFAAFFSGTVYRRDLPYYTEHPDELERIKERFVGLTEGMTFTELDEMRLLCKKEEIPIRDLCTVVDLYKYGIKENPWSRLNMQSLKTAKQDFEKRIKGQDTALERTLDVVKRAVTGMNGVNSSSTGKPKGVLFFAGPTGTGKTETAKALAEKLFGDESTCIRFDMSEYGQSHSDQKLMGAPPGYVGYEAGGQLTNAVKKNPFCILLFDEIEKAHSTILDKFLQILEDGRMTDGQGNTVYFSETIIIFTSNLGIYVKDAFGNREPNVTMDMPYSEVQTKVRSAIEDYFKLELGRPEILNRIGENIVVFDYIRREAAELILKGQVNKIISRLREQKNIRIRIEDFAYSSLQEAATFDLSNGGRGIGNQVESLLINPLSRWLFDNEISGDADIVIEGFNTTANPPSVICRREEAGKDE; the protein is encoded by the coding sequence ATGAGCGAGAACACGGAAATCCTGATTCCCAAGTGGCACAGGGAACTTGAACTGTTCGGCGGGATCAAACCCCTGCTGATCCTGGAAGGAAACGTGCTGGACCAGTACCGTTATCCCCTGCATGGATCAGTGGCGCAGGATGAGATCATTCCGCTGAGCCGGTACCTGCATACCTTTTTCGCGGACAACGGCTATGACCAGGTGATCTTCTACAGCAACCTGGTGGGCTTTATGAGCCCTTATGATCCCTCCATGCTGACCCGTTACGCGGCGAACACCGGCACAACCATCAAGGATGGCGCCATCCAGTCTGAATTCAAGGGCAACGGCGCTGATACCGCGCCGAACGTCATCCGCCGGGCTATGTTCCAGCGGAAAGCGGCCACTGTGACCGTGATGGAGATGGCCAGCCATTATATCACCACACCCGAACGCATGGACCAGCAGGATGTGAACAGCTTCAACATCCTGATGCAGAGCGCCCTGAGCGCTTCCTGGGTCCGGACCACCCAGGGCAAGAAGCAGAACCTGCTGATCCTGCTGGTGAACAAGCTGAATGACCTGCCGGCCTGGTTCTACCTGAACAATCCGGTCTGCAAGATCCTGCGGCTGGAAGCCCCGGACCGGGAAGAGCGCAAGCGCATGATGACCGGCAACAACTTTGCCGCCTTCTTCTCCGGCACCGTGTACCGGCGGGACCTGCCTTACTACACGGAGCATCCGGATGAACTGGAGCGGATCAAGGAGCGTTTTGTCGGCCTGACGGAAGGCATGACCTTCACCGAACTGGACGAGATGCGCCTGCTGTGCAAGAAGGAAGAGATCCCGATCCGTGACCTGTGCACGGTGGTGGACCTGTATAAATACGGCATCAAGGAGAACCCCTGGAGCCGCCTGAACATGCAGAGCCTGAAGACGGCGAAGCAGGACTTTGAAAAGCGGATCAAGGGCCAGGATACCGCGCTGGAACGTACGCTGGACGTGGTGAAGCGCGCGGTGACCGGCATGAACGGGGTGAACTCCTCTTCCACCGGCAAGCCCAAGGGCGTGCTGTTCTTCGCCGGCCCCACCGGTACCGGTAAAACGGAGACGGCCAAGGCACTGGCGGAAAAGCTGTTCGGCGATGAGAGCACCTGTATCCGTTTTGACATGAGTGAATACGGCCAGAGCCATTCCGACCAGAAGCTGATGGGTGCGCCTCCCGGATATGTGGGATACGAAGCCGGCGGCCAGCTGACCAATGCCGTGAAGAAGAATCCCTTCTGTATCCTGCTGTTTGATGAAATTGAAAAGGCCCACTCCACCATCCTGGATAAGTTCCTGCAGATCCTGGAGGACGGCCGGATGACGGACGGGCAGGGGAATACAGTTTATTTCTCTGAAACGATCATCATCTTCACCAGCAACCTGGGTATTTACGTCAAGGATGCCTTTGGCAACCGGGAACCCAACGTGACCATGGATATGCCTTATTCCGAGGTCCAGACCAAGGTCCGTTCCGCCATTGAGGATTACTTCAAGCTGGAACTGGGACGGCCGGAGATCCTGAACCGTATCGGTGAGAACATCGTGGTGTTCGACTATATCCGCCGTGAAGCCGCGGAGCTGATCCTGAAGGGCCAGGTGAACAAGATCATCAGCCGCCTGCGGGAGCAGAAGAATATCCGTATCCGCATCGAGGATTTTGCCTACAGCAGCCTGCAGGAAGCGGCGACTTTCGACCTGTCCAACGGCGGACGTGGTATCGGCAACCAGGTGGAAAGCCTGCTGATCAACCCGCTGAGCCGCTGGCTGTTTGACAACGAGATCTCCGGGGACGCGGATATCGTAATCGAAGGCTTCAACACGACGGCGAATCCGCCGAGCGTGATCTGCCGCAGGGAGGAGGCCGGAAAAGATGAGTGA
- a CDS encoding lamin tail domain-containing protein, producing MEREPNNQGRRAASRATKLRRRKSRMNFILLAGFIAVLILLVLITPKEPNYRATYSAATESGLVEGEENEVVGAYNGLVISEVMSANKAAVTDENGKYGDWVEIWNSSDRRMKLEGIGLSDKGDRIRFLFPKINLEPGGRVVVFCDKTNQASPNSTFHAKFGLSSTGETVFLFDQNGYLIDSCKYPIMGSDESYALTDEGFQKVSWYSPGFENTEEGNRLYRESVSVADGSIIINEIMADPVTGIRDDDDELCDWVELYNTTGRDISLSGLGLSDNEGKPLKWRFPDDAVIQAHGYYLVFCTGKDRMDTARKNVPHTNFRISAERETIILTDSKGHVLDRVMIDNLPLDCSWGRNENGQMQVFQVPTPTLSNNQTGFNQMDFNLRAMNKTGVYISEVLASNDTIVAYPNAAKSDWIEIYNSSSNSVDISGWGLSDRLDHGRKWQFPQGTVIGAGEYKVVMCDRMTDRNSAAEPHAAFKVGKQKMETITLTDPTGRVLDKVNLPEMRTDVSYGRTLGIAGLFYYDTPTPFQANGEGFTGYAEMPSFTTEPGLYDGVTYVQFNIPEGTQVFYTTDSSVPTQNSNPYTGERLELRDITVLRARAFAGGNMKPSDVLTGTFFINKFHSLPVVSIVSDPDNLWNENTGMLTAGNNVDKSKGIPFKNTIYRAMKKQGARYECHVELYDDSGNNLISQDAEFSLMGQYSLDMPQKSMKFRAKSKYGNKTFAAKLFPDRKFTEYKGFVLRNSGNDCVWTRLLDGLQSRLMDDTGCTVAHQAWKPYVVYLDGMYWGHMNLRERADRYMIAQQDGLPLEEADNMDLLEASGKANYGSNKEFKAMIKKIKAGNPAKNPEDLQYILDNVDVDNLFEYMAYEMFFGNSDIGNTRFYRYKTEGSKWRWVLYDLDYGLFSSSFNSPKSFTNPKGMGDQKIDNTIFRALLSVPEYKDKYLTIYGNLFKQLTTDFMMYRLEKLVDLIKPEMSMHFDKWGELNDKAIIAELPVTSDGAYRYWENRINRLRNTLKKRPNLLWEMNQNVFNLTNAEMEKYFGPRPEMPPDAI from the coding sequence ATGGAAAGGGAACCGAATAACCAGGGCCGCCGTGCGGCTTCCCGCGCGACTAAGCTTCGCCGCCGGAAGAGCAGGATGAACTTTATCCTGCTGGCCGGTTTTATCGCGGTGCTCATCCTGCTGGTGCTCATCACGCCTAAAGAGCCGAATTACCGCGCAACCTATTCCGCCGCGACCGAGTCCGGCCTGGTGGAGGGCGAAGAGAACGAGGTTGTCGGCGCCTATAACGGACTGGTGATCAGTGAGGTTATGTCTGCCAATAAGGCTGCCGTGACCGATGAAAACGGCAAGTACGGTGACTGGGTCGAGATCTGGAATAGTTCTGACCGGAGGATGAAACTGGAAGGCATCGGCCTGAGCGACAAGGGCGACCGGATCCGTTTCCTTTTCCCGAAGATCAACCTGGAGCCGGGCGGACGGGTCGTTGTTTTCTGTGACAAAACCAACCAGGCTTCTCCCAACAGCACTTTCCATGCCAAATTCGGCCTGAGCAGCACGGGAGAGACCGTTTTCCTGTTTGATCAGAACGGATACCTGATCGACAGCTGCAAATACCCGATCATGGGCAGCGATGAAAGCTACGCCCTGACTGATGAAGGATTCCAGAAGGTTTCCTGGTACAGCCCCGGTTTTGAGAATACCGAGGAGGGCAACCGCCTGTACCGCGAGAGTGTCTCTGTGGCGGACGGCTCCATTATCATCAATGAGATCATGGCGGATCCGGTCACCGGTATCCGTGACGATGACGATGAACTGTGCGACTGGGTGGAACTGTATAACACCACCGGCCGGGATATTTCCCTGTCCGGTCTGGGCCTGAGCGACAATGAAGGAAAGCCGCTGAAGTGGCGTTTCCCGGATGACGCGGTGATCCAGGCTCACGGTTATTATCTTGTCTTCTGTACCGGCAAGGACCGGATGGATACGGCCAGAAAAAATGTACCCCATACGAATTTCAGGATCAGCGCGGAGCGCGAGACGATCATCCTGACGGACAGCAAGGGCCATGTGCTGGACCGGGTCATGATCGACAACCTGCCGCTGGACTGCAGCTGGGGACGGAATGAAAACGGACAGATGCAGGTTTTCCAGGTGCCGACCCCGACGCTCTCGAATAACCAGACAGGTTTTAACCAGATGGATTTTAACCTGCGAGCCATGAACAAAACCGGTGTTTACATCAGCGAAGTCCTGGCGAGCAATGATACGATCGTCGCTTATCCGAACGCTGCCAAATCAGACTGGATTGAGATCTATAACTCCAGCAGTAATTCAGTGGATATAAGCGGATGGGGGTTAAGCGACCGGCTTGATCACGGCCGGAAATGGCAGTTTCCGCAGGGAACTGTCATCGGCGCCGGCGAGTATAAGGTCGTCATGTGCGACAGGATGACCGACAGAAACAGCGCCGCGGAACCGCATGCGGCCTTTAAGGTCGGAAAGCAGAAAATGGAGACCATCACCCTGACAGATCCGACAGGCAGAGTGCTGGACAAGGTCAACCTGCCGGAAATGAGAACGGATGTCTCCTACGGCCGCACCCTCGGGATCGCGGGGCTTTTTTATTATGATACGCCCACACCTTTCCAGGCCAACGGGGAAGGTTTTACCGGGTATGCGGAGATGCCCTCCTTCACAACAGAACCCGGTCTGTATGACGGTGTGACCTATGTGCAGTTCAATATTCCGGAAGGGACCCAGGTCTTCTATACCACAGACAGTTCCGTGCCGACCCAGAATTCCAACCCCTATACAGGAGAACGGCTGGAACTGCGGGATATCACTGTGCTGCGGGCCAGGGCCTTCGCCGGCGGAAATATGAAGCCCAGCGATGTGCTGACGGGCACCTTCTTCATCAACAAGTTTCATTCGCTTCCGGTGGTTTCCATAGTGTCCGATCCGGATAACCTGTGGAATGAAAACACCGGCATGCTGACCGCGGGCAACAACGTGGATAAATCGAAGGGTATTCCCTTCAAGAATACGATATACCGTGCCATGAAAAAACAGGGTGCCCGGTATGAGTGCCATGTGGAACTGTATGATGACAGCGGCAACAACCTGATCAGCCAGGACGCGGAATTCTCCCTGATGGGCCAGTATTCCCTGGATATGCCGCAGAAGAGCATGAAGTTCCGGGCCAAGAGCAAGTACGGCAATAAGACCTTCGCGGCAAAACTGTTCCCTGACCGGAAGTTTACGGAATATAAGGGATTTGTGCTTCGCAACAGCGGCAATGACTGTGTGTGGACGCGCCTGCTGGACGGCCTCCAGAGCCGGCTGATGGACGATACAGGCTGTACCGTGGCTCACCAGGCCTGGAAACCTTACGTGGTATACCTGGACGGAATGTACTGGGGCCATATGAACCTGCGGGAACGGGCGGACAGGTACATGATCGCGCAGCAGGACGGTCTTCCCCTGGAAGAGGCAGACAATATGGACCTGCTGGAAGCCAGCGGCAAGGCCAACTACGGTTCGAACAAGGAATTCAAGGCAATGATCAAGAAGATCAAAGCCGGCAATCCCGCGAAGAATCCCGAAGATCTGCAGTACATCCTGGACAATGTGGATGTGGACAACCTGTTCGAGTACATGGCCTATGAAATGTTCTTCGGCAACAGTGATATCGGTAATACACGCTTCTACCGTTACAAGACGGAAGGAAGCAAGTGGCGCTGGGTGCTGTATGACCTGGACTACGGCCTGTTCTCTTCCAGCTTTAACAGTCCCAAGAGTTTTACAAACCCGAAGGGCATGGGTGACCAGAAGATTGACAACACGATTTTCCGCGCCCTGCTGAGCGTTCCGGAGTACAAGGATAAATACCTGACGATCTACGGAAACCTGTTCAAGCAGCTGACTACTGATTTTATGATGTACAGGCTGGAGAAACTGGTGGACCTGATCAAGCCGGAGATGAGCATGCACTTTGACAAGTGGGGCGAACTCAATGATAAGGCGATCATTGCTGAACTGCCGGTCACGTCTGACGGTGCTTACCGCTACTGGGAAAACCGGATCAACCGGCTGCGGAATACGCTGAAGAAACGCCCCAATCTCCTGTGGGAGATGAACCAGAACGTCTTCAACCTGACCAACGCGGAAATGGAAAAATACTTTGGACCGCGGCCGGAAATGCCGCCGGATGCCATTTAA
- a CDS encoding DUF4956 domain-containing protein: MFISTALADGIKSAVKSDSALSEYFMSQFENLTPWKIVIGLVMGLIVGLIIAFVYKRCYRGVLYSPTFAMTLMMLTLITTPVVMCIKSNISLSMGMVGALSIVRFRTAVKDPMDTAYMFWALTMGILLGAELYVHAVAVVLGIGVILMLMTFVRFRNPDSYLLVVHYDDYAEQDITQLLRRTVRQRKLRSKTVTRSGAEMTVEVRLDSKQDLVSAVLNIEGVHDATLVACQVEAGT; encoded by the coding sequence ATGTTTATCTCAACTGCCCTTGCGGATGGAATCAAATCAGCTGTGAAAAGTGACTCTGCCCTGAGCGAATACTTCATGAGTCAGTTTGAGAACCTGACTCCGTGGAAGATCGTGATCGGCCTGGTGATGGGTCTCATCGTCGGCCTGATCATCGCTTTCGTGTATAAGCGCTGCTACCGCGGCGTGCTGTACAGCCCCACCTTCGCCATGACGCTGATGATGCTGACGCTGATCACCACCCCGGTGGTTATGTGTATCAAGAGCAACATCTCCCTGAGTATGGGTATGGTCGGCGCCCTGAGTATCGTTCGTTTCCGTACGGCAGTGAAGGATCCCATGGACACGGCTTACATGTTCTGGGCCCTGACGATGGGCATTCTGCTGGGCGCTGAACTGTACGTTCACGCGGTGGCGGTTGTGCTGGGCATTGGCGTGATCCTGATGCTGATGACCTTCGTACGCTTCCGCAATCCCGATTCCTACCTGCTGGTGGTTCACTATGACGACTATGCCGAGCAGGATATCACCCAGCTGCTGCGGCGCACTGTGCGTCAGCGGAAGCTGCGCAGCAAGACCGTGACCCGCTCCGGCGCGGAAATGACCGTTGAAGTCCGTCTGGACAGCAAGCAGGACCTGGTCAGCGCTGTGCTGAACATCGAAGGCGTGCACGACGCTACACTCGTAGCATGTCAAGTAGAGGCAGGCACCTGA